The following proteins are encoded in a genomic region of Pyrus communis chromosome 11, drPyrComm1.1, whole genome shotgun sequence:
- the LOC137708915 gene encoding uncharacterized protein: MLAPPSEDFRHFHVDDASNYKGSGAGLVLVTPDGSILKQAITLGFKASNNEAEYEALLASLRMVKDLAEKKLAIHSNSQLITSQAIGEYTADNTHADALAGLGSALDHQFKRSIPVEYLDKLSIEMELTTEVSQVNVTLNWQSFIVDYLVNDTLPTKRLESRKLQIKAAHYYMWNDILIRRSYTGPHLRCLAPPDDLKVLSSIHEGVCRNHSRGRSLAHRALNAGYYWPTMHQDAKELVQKCDHC, translated from the exons ATGCTTGCACCCCCAAGCGAAGATTTCCGGCATTTTCACGTTGACGAcgcatccaactacaaaggctcGGGGGCAGGCTTAGTCCTTGTTACTCCAGACGGCTCAATACTTAAGCAGGcgatcactctaggcttcaaagcatccaacaacgaAGCAGAATACGAGGCCCTACTAGCAAGCCTCCGAATGGTGAAAGACTTGGCGGAGAAGAAGCTCGCTATTCATTCTAATTCCCAATTAATCACCAGCCAGGCTATCGGGGAATACACG GCAGACAACACTCATGCAGATGCGTTAGCCGGTTTAGGCTCCGCTCTCGACCACCAATTTAAACGCTCAATTCCGGTAGAATATCTTGACAAGCTAAGCATAGAAATGGAGCTAACAACCGAAGTGTCACAGGTTAATGTAACTCTCAACTGGCAAAGTTTTATCGTAGACTACTTGGTCAATGATACACTACCCACCAAAAGATTGGAGTCAAGGAAGCTCCAAATCAAGGCAGCACACTACTATATGTGGAATGATATTCTCATCCGGAGATCCTATACCGGACCACATCTCCGCTGCCTAGCACCTCCCGATGACTTGAAGGTCctaagctcaatccacgaaggcGTTTGTAGGAATCACTCCAGAGGCCGATCCTTAGCACATAGGGCTCTTAACGCAGGCTACTACTGGCCTACCATGCACCAAGATGCTaaggagttagtacaaaagtgtgACCATTGCTAA